A single Anopheles funestus chromosome 2RL, idAnoFuneDA-416_04, whole genome shotgun sequence DNA region contains:
- the LOC125774641 gene encoding signal recognition particle 54 kDa protein, with product MVLADLGRKITNALHSLSKATIINEEVLDSMLKEICTALLEADVNIRLVKKLRENVRSVIDFDEMAGGLNKRRMIQSAVFKELVKLVDPGVKPYQPIKGRPNVIMFVGLQGSGKTTTCTKLAYHYQKKNWKSCLVCADTFRAGAYDQIKQNATKARIPFYGSYTEVDPVTIAQDGVEMFKKEGFEFIIVDTSGRHKQEESLFEEMLAVANAVNPDNIIFVMDATIGQACEAQAKAFKEKVDIGSVIITKLDGHAKGGGALSAVAATNSPIIFIGTGEHIDDLEPFKTKPFISKLLGMGDIEGLIDKVNELKLDDNEELIDKIKHGQFTIRDMYEQFQNIMKMGPFSQIMGMIPGFSQDFMTKGGEQESMARIKRLMTMMDSMSDGELDNKDGAKLFSKQPTRVTRVAQGSGVMEREVRDLISQYTKFAAVIKKMGGIKGLFKSGDMTKNVNPTQMAKLNQQMAKMIDPRMFQQMGGMNGLQNMMRQLQQGAGGLGNLMSGFGGK from the exons ATGGTTTTAGCCGATTTAGGTCGTAAGATTACGAATGCGCTGCATTCCCTAAGCAAGGCGACGATTATAAACGAGGAGGTGTTAGACTCGATGCTGAAAGAGATCTGCACGGCACTGCTCGAGGCGGATGTCAACATTCGTCTAGTGAAGAAGCTGCGGGAAAATGTACGATCTGTGATCGACTTTGACGAAATGGCCGGAGGTTTGAACAAGCGGCGCATGATTCAGTCGGCCGTGTTCAAGGAGCTTGTCAAGCTGGTTGATCCCGGAGTGAAACCATACCAACCGATCAAGGGACGTCCGAACGTGATCATGTTCGTAGGCTTGCAGGGATCCGGCAAAACGACAACGTGTACAAAGCTGGCGTACCATTATCAAAAGAAGAACTGGAAATCGTGTTTGGTTTGTGCGGATACGTTTCGTGCTGGTGCGTACGatcaaattaagcaaaatgcCACTAAGGCGCGCATTCCGTTCTACGGTAGCTACACGGAGGTAGATCCGGTCACAATCGCACAGGACGGAgtagaaatgtttaaaaaggaAGGTTTCGAGTTTATCATTGTGGATACGAGCGGTCGGCACAAGCAGGAGGAATCGCTTTTCGAGGAAATGTTGGCGGTAGCCAATGCGGTCAACCCGGATAACATTATTTTCGTCATGGACGCCACCATCGGGCAGGCTTGTGAGGCCCAGGCTAAAGCGTTCAAAGAAAAGGTGGACATTGGTTCGGTCATTATTACGAAGCTAGACGGACACGCAAAGGGAGGTGGTGCACTATCGgc AGTGGCAGCGACAAACTCTCCCATCATCTTTATCGGTACTGGCGAGCACATAGACGATCTGGAACCGTTTAAGACTAAGCCCTTCATTAGCAAACTGCTCGGGATGGGCGACATTGAAGGTTTGATTGATAAAGTTAACGAACTAAAGCTAGACGACAACGAAGAGCTCATCGATAAGATCAAACATGGTCAATTTACCATTCGAGACATGTACGAACAGTTCCAGAACATAATGAAAATGGGCCCATTCTCGCAAATCATG GGGATGATACCTGGGTTCTCGCAAGATTTTATGACAAAGGGCGGCGAGCAGGAATCGATGGCAAGAATCAAGCGTCTCATGACCATGATGGACTCGATGTCGGACGGTGAGCTCGATAACAAGGATGGCGCGAAACTGTTCAGCAAACAACCGACACGTGTAACGCGGGTAGCTCAAGGATCGGGCGTTATGGAGCGCGAAGTACGCGATCTGATATCGCAGTACACCAAATTTGCAGCAGTCATCAAGAAGATGGGCGGTATTAAGGGATTGTTCAAGAGTGGTGATATGACGAAAAACGTGAACCCTACACAAATGGCCAAACTAAATCAGCAGATGGCAAAGATGATCGATCCTCGTATGTTCCAACAGATGGGTGGTATGAATGGTTTGCAAAACATGATGCGACAGTTACAGCAGGGTGCGGGCGGTCTGGGCAATCTAATGAGCGGGTTCGGTGGTAAGTAG